In Magnolia sinica isolate HGM2019 chromosome 12, MsV1, whole genome shotgun sequence, a single genomic region encodes these proteins:
- the LOC131221770 gene encoding G-type lectin S-receptor-like serine/threonine-protein kinase At2g19130, producing the protein MLESKSGKLFILLSFFIFYCLCVQFSHAADTITQDQPLPDGKTSISAGEVFELGFFSPGKSKNHYVGIWYKKVTEQTVVWVANRRTPLSHSFGVLTINSNNGNLMILDKIGGNIMVTSDSATNHTSARLLDTGNFILIEGDSTNDEGRVIWQSFDYPTDTYLPGMKLGVNIKSAQNRWFLSSWTSIDNPAPGDYTLGMDSNGLGQFLIQRKRNKSWSSGTWNGEIFSLIPEMRSYIFNYSYISNEDGTYFIYSLYDNTIISRLVMDVSGQIKQMTWLENSKSWNLFWSQPRAECDVYAPCGAYGICKEGMLSLCTCLHEFEPYSQRDWDSGDRSKGCVRRTELNCGNQERFLRLSGMIFSGNP; encoded by the coding sequence ATGCTGGAAAGCAAATCCGGCAAACTGTTTATTCTTCTTAGTTTCTTCATATTCTACTGCCTCTGCGTTCAATTTTCCCATGCGGCGGATACCATCACACAAGACCAACCGCTCCCTGATGGGAAGACCTCGATTTCTGCTGGTGAGGTTTTCGAGCTGGGCTTCTTTAGCCCCGGCAAGTCCAAGAATCATTACGTGGGAATATGGTACAAGAAAGTCACGGAACAAACGGTTGTATGGGTTGCCAATAGGAGAACCCCGCTCTCGCATTCATTTGGTGTCCTTACAATTAACAGCAATAATGGGAATCTGATGATCTTGGATAAGATTGGAGGCAACATCATGGTGACATCTGATTCTGCTACCAATCACACAAGTGCTCGGCTATTGGATACTGGAAACTTCATACTGATAGAAGGTGATTCAACTAATGATGAAGGCCGGGTCATATGGCAAAGCTTTGATTATCCTACAGATACGTATCTCCCTGGCATGAAACTGGGGGTGAATATAAAAAGCGCGCAAAACCGCTGGTTCCTCTCTTCATGGACAAGTATAGATAACCCTGCTCCCGGGGACTACACTTTAGGAATGGATTCCAATGGATTGGGTCAGTTTCTTATACAGAGAAAGCGAAACAAATCCTGGAGTAGTGGCACTTGGAACGGGGAGATTTTCAGCCTTATTCCTGAAATGAGAAGTTATATCTTCAATTACAGCTACATATCGAATGAGGATGGGACATATTTTATTTATTCACTTTATGATAATACTATAATTTCAAGATTGGTGATGGACGTGTCTGGGCAAATCAAGCAAATGACATGGCTGGAGAACAGCAAATCTTGGAATTTGTTTTGGTCTCAACCAAGAGCGGAATGTGATGTTTATGCTCCTTGTGGGGCTTATGGTATCTGCAAAGAGGGTATGCTCTCTCTTTGCACGTGCTTGCACGAATTTGAGCCTTACTCTCAAAGAGATTGGGATTCAGGTGATAGATCAAAGGGGTGCGTGAGGCGAACAGAACTGAATTGTGGGAATCAAGAGAGGTTCTTGCGGTTGAGTGGCATGATCTTTTCTGGTAACCCTTGA
- the LOC131221771 gene encoding small ribosomal subunit protein eS27y-like — protein sequence MVLPNDIDLLNPPAELEKKRHKLKRLVQSPNSFFMDVKCQGCFNITTVFSHSQTVVVCENCQTVLCQPTGGRARLTEGSCFSRKGD from the coding sequence ATGGTGCTGCCAAACGATATCGATCTGCTGAATCCTCCAGCGGAGCTCGAGAAGAAGAGGCACAAGCTCAAGCGCCTCGTTCAGTCTCCCAACTCTTTCTTCATGGATGTGAAGTGCCAGGGATGCTTCAATATTACAACTGTTTTTAGCCACTCGCAGACTGTTGTGGTCTGTGAGAACTGCCAGACGGTGTTGTGTCAACCAACTGGAGGGCGTGCGAGGCTGACGGAGGGAAGCTGTTTTAGCAGGAAGGGAGATTGA
- the LOC131220268 gene encoding uncharacterized protein LOC131220268, translated as MNSARDSRAGEWQTVKPRQSKGSEWSLFVGNLAFGIKEEDLQKRFGQFGDINDIYFPSFARSGRKRGYAFVRFQNKGNTQTAKEKLHDRFMGRRRMIVNDASQRLSPSNPPTIIPNPKPLPVQKSVNPNPAHSSTNAGRDPKQATFGDPNHILCRRSPPTESPLFLHLHYCP; from the coding sequence ATGAACTCGGCTAGGGATTCCAGAGCAGGTGAATGGCAAACCGTGAAACCTAGGCAATCTAAGGGCAGTGAATGGAGCCTCTTCGTAGGCAATCTTGCGTTCGGCATCAAGGAGGAAGATCTGCAAAAAAGGTTTGGGCAATTTGGGGATATCAACGACATCTACTTTCCTTCCTTCGCTCGATCTGGTAGAAAGAGGGGATATGCATTTGTCAGGTTTCAGAACAAGGGCAACACCCAAACGGCAAAAGAGAAGCTTCATGATAGATTCATGGGTAGGCGTCGTATGATCGTTAATGATGCATCCCAGAGACTGTCTCCCAGTAATCCTCCCACTATCATCCCAAACCCCAAGCCGTTGCCTGTCCAAAAATCTGTCAACCCCAATCCGGCCCATTCATCTACCAATGCAGGCAGGGACCCTAAACAAGCTACATTCGGAGACCCCAACCACATCCTATGCCGACGCTCTCCACCCACCGAATCCCCCCTCTTCCTCCACCTCCATTATTGTCCCTAA